Genomic segment of Malus domestica chromosome 15, GDT2T_hap1:
CAATCACTTGTTCAGTTGCAGAGTCAGATTCCAACTTCGCTTTTACCATCTTGCTACATGGAATACCAACAAAGAGGGcacatagatttttttttttttttcttttaattatgaGATAGAGAAATTAGAGAGGAGTTGGTGAGTAATTAGAGTTGGCTGCTTTGTAACGCAATCACTGGGGTGTGACAAGTCATCAGATAGAGGGCCCCACTCTTAACAATATACAGGTCAGCGCAAAACTTACTCCTCAGGCAAATTAGAGCAACGAGAAAGTAAAAGTTTCTTGTACGGCAATATACGGATTAGGGTTTTTTCCCTTGCACCTGAGATCTCAGGACCAGGTTCCCGACCGACGGTAGCCGCCTTATATCACTCTATCGGGGGTGGGGTTTTCGCCGGAAACTCCCACACCGCGGCGAGTGCCATCGATACACAAATCATTAAGGATTACGCTGTCAGTTGATCATTACACATTCAAGGAAAAAAGAATAGGCAAGATATGGTCCATTCATATTTTGGCATTTATTAACCAGATGATCGACATTTGCtaacaataacaataataaattcAACAGTCAGGTGCTACAACAACACATCTGAAAGAAACTAACACTTCGaaactcagagagagagagagagagagagagagagagagagagagagagagagagagagaatgagataaGATTGTATCAGTCTACAGCTTAAAAACTAAACTACCGTCTTAATCAAAATAAACAGACTAAGCTCTCTCTCTATCCTTTACTTCTCTACCGGCGGGGCACCGGAGAGGAGCACGAAAATTCGATCTTTCCAGTCGTCCGCTTCGAGACCTATCTCCATTTCctcaacaaaagataaacaataTTGTTCATCTGAAGATGGATAGCTTGTCAGTCTCTAATCAGCTTGAAAACCCTCCCTTCGCCCCTCCGGCAGCCTTTGTTTATGATCAAATGAATATGGAAGCAAAAACAAACATGAAATTTAGAAGCGTACCAATACAACATTTGGGTAATCCAATACCCTGCAGAGCCATTGATCCTCAGCATCAGCACCCCTCCTCCAAGTTCTCTGGAAGAACCAAAGCAGAGATGAAATGCGGTCAACAGTGCTTTGAATGCCATTGCAATTGTGGCACCTGATCGTCATTGCAACAGCCCCACCCAGGACCGTAAGTTGTTTACTCATCTTCGTTCAAAAGCCACTGCAGGAACCATCTCGCGGGTTATATAAAAGTCACCCGCAGAACATTTTTCCCCCAACAAACAACTGTTTAACTTGGGCAGAAGCCACCACAGTAAGAGATGAAACAGCTTCAAGCTAAATGCCAGGTCTCAGGATATCAACAAATTGCGGAATATCATCCCTGGGGCCCTCGAGGGATCGATACATGTATAGTATATCAAAATTATCACCCATTTCCCCCCCTTCTTCActcttcatcacttccaccaCAAGACGAGGCAGTTCGCGAGCAATCGCCCAACAACCTTGACGTGTTAACGAACACGAAGACATCCAAAGGAATCTCATATTGTAATAGTGATGCAAACCAGAACGCAATGCTGTATCCCCAAATGGGCTGTCCCTTATTTCAAGCTTTTGCAATTTAGGGCAGCCCTCAAGCACGTATTTCAGCCCTGAGTCACTATCGCCAGCAAAGGCAACTGAAAGAGTTCGAACCAACTTTCCATATTGTCCAAAGTAGCTGAATGCTCGATCGGTCAATAAACCAGACACAGCAAGGCGGGTGAGCTTCTTACAGTTCATAACTATTGCTCCGAAACCTTCATCCATAGATTCACCAGTAACATGGTCAGGCCGGCGGCGCCCCATTATACAAAGACGAAACACCACAAGTTCTGAGCAATTCTTTGACATTGCTATTACAGCTGCATTTGTCATTCGCTGACAGAAATACAAAATAGACCGCAGTTTTCTACAACCCTCAGAAATTGCTTCGAGACCCACCTCAGAAACAGGGCCTTCTGCATCCTCCTGAGCATTAACAGGAAAAACCCGAAGCTCACGCAGTTCCTTGCAAGTTGCAGCCACTGCCTTAAGTCCTTCATCACATATTGAATCGAGTACCTGCACAAAGATATcaatattaaaattcaaaagtcAATTGTCTCCAGAGTGATTACATATTATTACACAGAATGCGTACCCAGAAAGACTGGAGTTTGTGGCATTGGGATATGACTGGTTTAAGTTGTTCCGCTGTGATGTTTGCATAGCTGAAGTTCAGAGCGGTGAGATTACTACAGACAGGGTAAATTACAGGAATGTAATCCAGCAAGATATCCCGGAACCCAGATAGACAAACTAAAGATTTGCAAGCAGCAAAAGCAGAGACATAATCCAGTTCTTGATCACCCTGATCCAGTTCCTGATCACCCTGAGCCATGCCCTCAGCTAAATTGAATGAGCCCGTTCCTAAGTGTGTCAGTTGAGGAGCTCGAACCATCAGGCGGTAAAGCTGCCCAATTGAAACGTACCGGTTCAACCTCAGTTTCTTCAGGGAAGGTGACCTAGCCACTAGCTTCTCCAATGCCTCAAAATTTACGTGGCATTCCACACAATCGAACATCAGAGATTCGAGACAAGTTTGACTCTCCGGAAAACAAGATATCCAATCTACATCATCGTCCATAACCTCGGTTTCAGTCAGATCAAGCACTCTAAGCTGTCTgcaaaatacacacacacacattaacCTCACTATTTGATTCCCCACTGCAATTTCACATTATTCCACTTCATTGATTCAAATACTTCATATGGAACAAAGACAAAGCATAGTATCCAAACAAACCCCGAAACCCGAAATAGATCTAAAAGCACTAATCAGATCCAAACAATAACACCCATTAAAGCATCAACCTTTCTACTTTAAAACCCATTTCACGGATCTAACCCACCATTGTTTACACTAATCAAAACTTAATTAACATATTGATCTGaaactaattaagaaattaGCAAAGTACCTGCACTTGCTAGCGAGGACGGCGAGCCCACTAGTCCCGAACCCATCGCAGCAAACTAGGACCAGCTCCTTGAACCCAGCAAACGACTCAGCCAAGAGGGCAAGATCGTCATCCGTCACGGACATCCGCTTCAGGCAGAGCTTCTCGAGCCAAGGGTACGCCTTGGCCATGGAGGACACCCACGGTGCCAAGTGGGCCCCCCAATTGGCCGGCATGAGGTTGAAATCGGCGAACCGGGGCTTGCCCTTGATGGTCACGGCCCGGACGCGGGTGAACCGGGCCGTGGCCCGGCGAGGAGCGACAGCATAGCAGTTGCCGATGAAGAGCTCGGATCGGGTGAGGGCCTCTGCGCGGTACCAGGACTTGCAGACCAATGAGGCGCTACTGCGGTCGTGGCGGGAGGTGAGGAAGCAGAGGACGTTTTCCAGAACGTTCTCGAGGACTTGGTCCGGGTAGGGGACGGTATACTCGACAGAGGTACCTACGCCGGAGCCGGATACTCCGGAGCAGTTGCGGGACTTGCTGGAGGGGATTGGACCGTCGATGAGATCCAAGGGGGGAGATCGGTCGTCATCCTCGGACATTTGGGATGAGGAGGATGAAGGGATTGATGGGTCCTCACTCATAAAGCCCTTCCTTTtcacttctctctcctctctctctctctccctctctctctcttaacaGACTCTGAAACTGGGATGGTGATCtgagttttgggttttttatcAGATAAAAATATCAACAGTCgaatctttttcttcctttttttggtgaatttctTAATTCAGATCATGTTATGGGCTCTCATGAGGGAGTGAACTGGAtttgggggttttgatttgatgagagagtgagagagagagagagagagagagagagagggagggaggtggGTGATCTGCAGAAATGGAGATGGTGGGTTGGGATTAGTTTAATTGGTCACAGGCGAGAGTGAACAGTAGGGTTCTGCTGTCTGTGTCTCATTGTCTATCTGAGCTTTGGGATTCTCCAtgctctttttctctctctttttctctattttatcCGTTTATCCTTCCCATCCAATGGCTCTCCATACTTCTCCATTATTTGGGGGTTTTCCCCTTTACAAAACCTtgtcttttttctctctttttcttctaatattttatattttataatgttatttcacgatataaaatggttttcagttatttaaaaatattttttaaatgaatttttaaCTAGTATTGAACTTGCTATGCACTTCAATTTTTATAGAGTTCGTttgaaatacttttaaaataactgaaagtattttttatgagagtgttttttaaaataaatcattagtaaaaatataagtgaattttagAAAATCACTTGAAGTGTTTCCTGCAAAAAAACATCAAttactttaagtgtttttgaaatCTAAAAACACACTCACCAAAAAGCATCAGTAACTTTAATTTCTTTTGAAATCAATCATTAGTAGAAATGCAAATAAATCatgaaaaaacacttgaaatgtTTCTTGCAAAAAGTATCAGTCACTTTAAGTACTTTTGGATTCTAAAATCATTTCACCAAAAAGCATCGGttactttaagtgcttttaaaacCAATCATTAGTAGAAATACAAGTTGATCATGTAAAAGTACTTGCAGTGCTTCTTACAAAAAACATAAGttactttaagtgtttttggaatCTAAAAATACATTCACCAAAATGCAGCAGCCACTTTAAATGTTTTTGGAATCAATCATTAGTAgaaatgcaagtgaatcttgAACAGTACTTTAAGTGCTCATGGAATTCAAAAACACCTTTATAAattcaataattttaaaaacactttcaaatgagCTCttaagaagagaaaagaaaacctATAATTTTTGTTGTGATGTTGATATAAAGCAAGTACAAATTTCTCATTGGGCCATCTAGACAATGGCCGCGTATTAGTACAAGAGGAGCGTGTTTGAAGATCCATGTTTTCGATTTGGGGTTGAAATGTAAATGTCAATGGTCGTACGTATTATCCTTATCAACACACAACTTTAAGCCTTTGCAATTTGCATGTTGATAATTATCTAATTACTATTAATACttgacaaaaaggaaaaaacaaagtcGTGTCGTTTTACATTTAATCGATGAAACGATAAAGTCATTGCATAAATCTtgttctatcttttttttttgtttttttggaaaaaaattgaGAGGAAGCATGTGATTTTAGCAGCCAAATCTGACTTCCCGGCATGATTTCTTAGTTAAGATGAATGGATCGTACCAAGAAAATTTGAACATTAGTTGTTAGTTATATTTGTATTCT
This window contains:
- the LOC103401960 gene encoding transport inhibitor response 1-like protein; its protein translation is MSEDPSIPSSSSSQMSEDDDRSPPLDLIDGPIPSSKSRNCSGVSGSGVGTSVEYTVPYPDQVLENVLENVLCFLTSRHDRSSASLVCKSWYRAEALTRSELFIGNCYAVAPRRATARFTRVRAVTIKGKPRFADFNLMPANWGAHLAPWVSSMAKAYPWLEKLCLKRMSVTDDDLALLAESFAGFKELVLVCCDGFGTSGLAVLASKCRQLRVLDLTETEVMDDDVDWISCFPESQTCLESLMFDCVECHVNFEALEKLVARSPSLKKLRLNRYVSIGQLYRLMVRAPQLTHLGTGSFNLAEGMAQGDQELDQGDQELDYVSAFAACKSLVCLSGFRDILLDYIPVIYPVCSNLTALNFSYANITAEQLKPVISQCHKLQSFWVLDSICDEGLKAVAATCKELRELRVFPVNAQEDAEGPVSEVGLEAISEGCRKLRSILYFCQRMTNAAVIAMSKNCSELVVFRLCIMGRRRPDHVTGESMDEGFGAIVMNCKKLTRLAVSGLLTDRAFSYFGQYGKLVRTLSVAFAGDSDSGLKYVLEGCPKLQKLEIRDSPFGDTALRSGLHHYYNMRFLWMSSCSLTRQGCWAIARELPRLVVEVMKSEEGGEMGDNFDILYMYRSLEGPRDDIPQFVDILRPGI